Proteins from one Stenotrophomonas aracearum genomic window:
- a CDS encoding NYN domain-containing protein: protein MIDCDNVAPAIIDFALLMAAQAGRVILRRGYGNKATLSNSWEQALVRQAFTPCLQYQYASKKNTADIALALDAQEALFDKRAEVFCLVTSDSDFAYLSRRLRERGATVFIVGEAKTPDALRNSCDRFFEWSPEQATAEAPDAETPEAKPRAPAQPKHAAASTPSAKIKRRPRFVVEAVSLLAAGTPDGRVSVSALSQYLKRADSAFSPSAYGHSGLVDMLKTYDLLTPHLEEGGHWTVSLAPEPDAP from the coding sequence ATGATCGACTGCGATAACGTAGCCCCAGCAATCATCGACTTTGCACTTCTCATGGCCGCTCAAGCCGGTCGTGTGATCCTTCGCCGGGGCTATGGCAACAAAGCTACGCTCAGCAATTCCTGGGAACAAGCGTTGGTCCGTCAGGCGTTCACTCCCTGCCTCCAATACCAATACGCGTCAAAGAAGAATACAGCTGACATTGCGCTTGCTCTTGATGCTCAAGAAGCACTGTTCGACAAGCGTGCCGAGGTCTTTTGCCTGGTCACCAGTGACTCGGACTTTGCGTATCTCAGCCGCAGACTGAGAGAACGCGGCGCTACGGTCTTCATTGTGGGCGAAGCAAAGACACCAGATGCACTGCGCAATTCGTGCGACCGGTTCTTCGAATGGAGCCCTGAACAAGCCACTGCGGAAGCACCGGACGCCGAGACCCCGGAAGCCAAACCTCGGGCCCCTGCCCAGCCCAAGCACGCCGCTGCTTCCACCCCGTCTGCCAAGATCAAGCGTAGGCCACGATTCGTCGTGGAAGCTGTCTCCCTCCTGGCCGCAGGCACGCCTGACGGGAGGGTCAGCGTGAGTGCCCTGAGCCAGTATTTGAAGCGTGCCGACTCAGCCTTTTCGCCCAGTGCCTACGGGCATTCCGGGCTTGTAGACATGTTAAAGACCTACGATCTGCTCACTCCGCACCTTGAGGAGGGTGGACATTGGACGGTGAGCCTGGCTCCAGAGCCTGATGCTCCCTGA